From one Haloterrigena gelatinilytica genomic stretch:
- a CDS encoding alkaline phosphatase family protein has product MSRSSPTAERAFVLGFDGVPWRLIDQWSEEGELPNFARMREEGAAGTLESTQPATTPLAWPSIATGVWPDKHGVYGFQNLSSDYTHEMYTSHDIAQPTLWEQVAPAHVGNVPMTYPAQAIDGTMVTGMMTPSTEKRYAHPSDLQDEIEARIPDYEISLDYPDYADRLDEFEVAVDEMLEKRRELMNLQMAEAGDDWRLFFFVFTAPDRFQHLIWDMDRLLAHYKKLDEVLGEVMAYTDDHDADLYVVSDHGFGPIEELVYVNTILEQDGYLFEQEDEGTRGALASLGISRDRITDALNRVGISEEKIVSTLPRSLVDTVAEQIPGDHALYDVDYDRTVAFVHGAGCLYVNDTERFEKGVVDPNQIPALKTELTDLLESTTDDDGEQMLRVLDGDELFPTDDEAPDLIVIGKGTYEARNALTDSVTGDTGTYDASHRKEGIVLCRGPSIDAGAELRGARVVDIAPTLLHGIGEPVPKNADGRVLFDAFDEDAIPASTKVERTGVSKEDRDGDVDDDFDDVEDRLKGLGYME; this is encoded by the coding sequence ATGAGCAGGTCTTCCCCGACAGCCGAGCGCGCATTCGTGCTCGGGTTCGACGGCGTACCGTGGCGACTGATCGATCAATGGAGCGAGGAGGGCGAGCTCCCGAACTTCGCTCGGATGCGCGAGGAGGGCGCCGCCGGAACCCTCGAGAGCACCCAGCCCGCGACGACGCCGCTGGCGTGGCCGTCGATCGCGACCGGCGTCTGGCCGGACAAACACGGCGTCTACGGCTTTCAGAACCTCTCGTCGGACTACACCCACGAGATGTACACCAGCCACGATATCGCGCAGCCGACCCTCTGGGAGCAGGTCGCGCCGGCCCACGTCGGCAACGTTCCGATGACGTACCCGGCCCAGGCGATCGACGGCACCATGGTCACCGGGATGATGACGCCCTCGACCGAGAAGCGGTACGCGCACCCGTCCGACCTCCAGGACGAGATCGAGGCGCGGATCCCCGACTACGAGATCAGCCTCGACTACCCCGACTACGCCGACCGCCTCGACGAGTTCGAGGTCGCCGTCGACGAGATGCTCGAGAAGCGCCGCGAGCTGATGAACCTCCAGATGGCGGAGGCCGGCGACGACTGGCGGCTGTTCTTCTTCGTCTTCACCGCGCCCGATCGCTTCCAGCACCTCATCTGGGACATGGACCGGCTGCTGGCCCACTACAAGAAACTCGACGAGGTACTCGGCGAAGTGATGGCGTACACCGACGACCACGACGCCGACCTCTACGTCGTCTCCGACCACGGGTTCGGGCCGATCGAGGAACTGGTCTACGTTAACACCATCTTGGAGCAGGACGGCTACCTCTTCGAACAGGAGGACGAGGGAACCCGCGGCGCGCTCGCGAGCCTGGGGATCTCTCGAGACCGCATCACCGACGCGCTCAACCGGGTCGGGATCTCCGAGGAGAAGATCGTCTCGACGCTGCCCCGGTCGCTCGTCGACACGGTCGCCGAACAGATCCCGGGCGATCACGCGCTCTACGACGTCGACTACGACCGGACCGTCGCGTTCGTCCACGGCGCGGGCTGTCTGTACGTCAACGACACCGAGCGCTTCGAGAAGGGCGTCGTCGACCCGAATCAGATCCCCGCGCTGAAGACCGAACTGACCGATCTGCTCGAGTCCACCACCGACGACGACGGCGAGCAGATGCTGCGGGTGCTCGACGGCGACGAACTGTTCCCGACCGACGACGAGGCGCCCGACCTGATCGTCATCGGGAAGGGCACTTACGAGGCGCGCAACGCGCTCACCGACTCGGTGACCGGCGACACCGGCACCTACGACGCCAGTCACCGCAAGGAGGGGATCGTCCTCTGTCGCGGCCCCTCGATCGACGCCGGCGCGGAGCTGCGGGGCGCTCGCGTCGTCGACATCGCGCCGACCCTGCTCCACGGGATCGGCGAGCCCGTCCCGAAAAACGCCGACGGCCGCGTCCTCTTCGACGCCTTCGACGAGGACGCGATCCCCGCGTCGACGAAAGTCGAGCGGACCGGCGTCTCGAAGGAGGACCGCGACGGCGACGTCGACGACGACTTCGACGACGTCGAGGACCGGCTGAAGGGCCTCGGCTATATGGAGTGA
- a CDS encoding NAD-dependent epimerase/dehydratase family protein: MTGGKTAAVTGATGFLGSHLCERLLADGWDVRGLSRPSSDRGDLADADIDWYVGDLFDVPTLHELVDGADVVFHLAGIGLWTAGPETVYRVNADGTENVLAACRDADCGRLVFTSTSGTRRPDGDAAFADETDVTEPIGAYQESKAAAERLVDDYAADGGDAVTVHPTSIFGPGDEEFTVQLLSMGLEPTMPAYLPGGLSIVGVSDVVDGLLLAAERGASGDHYILGGENLTYRQAVSRIANAADGSPARIQVPATAIHAAGPVAEAASAVADVRMFPFDRQMARLATERLFYTSRKAEAELGYEYRPIEDHLPETLEWYRTEA; encoded by the coding sequence ATGACGGGCGGCAAGACCGCCGCCGTCACCGGCGCGACGGGCTTTCTCGGCTCCCACCTCTGCGAGCGGCTGCTCGCTGACGGCTGGGACGTTCGCGGCCTGAGCCGCCCCTCGTCGGACCGGGGCGACCTCGCGGACGCCGATATCGACTGGTACGTCGGCGACCTCTTCGACGTTCCGACGCTGCACGAACTCGTCGACGGCGCCGACGTCGTCTTCCATCTGGCCGGAATCGGGCTCTGGACCGCCGGCCCCGAGACCGTCTATCGGGTCAACGCCGACGGCACCGAGAACGTCCTCGCGGCCTGCCGGGACGCCGACTGCGGGCGACTCGTCTTCACGAGCACGTCCGGGACCCGCCGGCCCGACGGCGACGCGGCGTTCGCCGACGAGACCGACGTCACCGAACCGATCGGCGCCTACCAGGAGTCGAAGGCGGCGGCCGAGCGGCTGGTCGACGACTACGCCGCCGACGGCGGCGACGCCGTCACCGTCCACCCGACGTCGATCTTCGGTCCCGGCGACGAGGAGTTCACCGTCCAGTTGCTCTCGATGGGCCTCGAGCCGACGATGCCCGCTTACCTCCCGGGCGGACTGAGCATCGTCGGCGTCTCGGACGTCGTCGACGGCCTCCTGTTGGCCGCCGAGCGGGGCGCCAGCGGCGACCACTACATCCTCGGGGGCGAGAACCTCACCTACCGGCAGGCCGTTTCGCGGATCGCCAACGCGGCTGACGGCTCTCCGGCCCGGATCCAGGTGCCCGCGACGGCGATCCACGCCGCCGGCCCGGTCGCCGAGGCGGCCAGCGCCGTCGCCGACGTGCGGATGTTCCCCTTCGACCGCCAGATGGCCCGGCTGGCGACCGAGCGGCTCTTCTACACCTCGCGGAAGGCCGAGGCCGAACTGGGCTACGAGTACCGGCCGATCGAGGACCACCTGCCGGAGACCCTCGAGTGGTACCGGACGGAAGCGTAG
- a CDS encoding universal stress protein: protein MYQNILLATDGSDAARRATEHAIELSDQLGAKLHLLSVSEDGPQATDKQDEMRTDHQAQANEAVEEAERTAESRGVETSTVVRHGVPQEEIVDVAETNAIDLIVIGTHGRSGLDHLVTGSVAEEVVRNATVPVVTVRE, encoded by the coding sequence ATGTATCAGAACATTCTGCTCGCGACCGACGGGAGCGACGCCGCTCGTCGAGCGACCGAACACGCGATCGAACTCTCCGACCAACTCGGAGCCAAGCTCCACCTCCTCTCGGTATCCGAAGACGGCCCCCAGGCGACGGATAAACAGGACGAGATGCGGACGGACCACCAGGCGCAGGCCAACGAGGCCGTCGAGGAGGCCGAACGGACCGCCGAGTCGCGCGGGGTCGAGACGTCCACCGTCGTCCGTCACGGCGTCCCCCAGGAGGAGATCGTCGACGTCGCTGAGACGAACGCGATCGATCTGATCGTCATAGGGACCCACGGCCGCTCGGGACTCGATCACCTGGTCACCGGCAGCGTCGCCGAGGAGGTCGTCCGGAACGCGACGGTTCCGGTCGTCACCGTTCGAGAGTAG
- a CDS encoding polysaccharide deacetylase family protein yields MGSVVVSLDAELGWGFHDLPEPPAKRVESGRRGWSVMLELLDEFDVPATWAVVGHLMLESCDGVHADHPAPPGWFDRERGAWADREDLRFGPDLVEGVLEADADHELASHTFSHVLFGDPKTDRELAAAELDRATEIAAEWGESIDSFVYPRNDVGHRDVLAEYGVSAYRGRSPTRDGVRGVFDSTVRDQSLVTTPRTDEHGLVNVPASLFLFGFEGPARTVAESIWTDPMLELARRGIDEAVRSDGVFHMWLHPNNLTSERDDQRMRSILSHLERRRSETDLTVETMGDVARRIQRSRGTGIDGAAGGVDGQATVRSN; encoded by the coding sequence GTGGGTAGCGTCGTCGTCTCCCTCGACGCCGAACTCGGCTGGGGCTTCCACGATCTCCCGGAGCCGCCGGCCAAGCGCGTCGAGTCCGGCCGTCGCGGCTGGTCGGTGATGCTCGAGTTGCTAGACGAGTTCGACGTTCCGGCGACGTGGGCCGTCGTCGGTCACCTCATGCTCGAGTCCTGCGACGGCGTCCACGCGGACCATCCCGCGCCGCCGGGCTGGTTCGACCGCGAACGCGGCGCGTGGGCCGACCGGGAGGACCTCCGGTTCGGCCCCGACCTCGTCGAGGGCGTTCTCGAGGCCGACGCCGACCACGAACTCGCCAGTCACACCTTCTCGCACGTCCTCTTCGGGGATCCGAAGACGGACCGGGAACTCGCCGCCGCGGAGCTCGATCGAGCCACCGAAATCGCCGCCGAGTGGGGCGAGTCGATCGACTCGTTCGTCTACCCGCGCAACGACGTGGGCCACCGGGACGTGCTGGCCGAGTACGGCGTCTCGGCGTACCGCGGTCGGTCGCCGACCCGGGACGGCGTCCGCGGCGTCTTCGACTCGACGGTCCGCGATCAGTCGCTGGTGACCACCCCCCGAACCGACGAGCACGGGCTGGTCAACGTGCCGGCCTCGCTGTTCCTCTTCGGCTTCGAGGGACCGGCTCGGACCGTCGCGGAGTCGATCTGGACGGATCCCATGCTCGAACTGGCCCGCCGCGGGATCGACGAGGCGGTTCGATCGGACGGCGTCTTCCACATGTGGCTCCACCCGAACAACCTCACGAGCGAGCGGGACGACCAGCGGATGCGGTCGATCCTCTCGCACCTCGAGCGGCGCCGTTCGGAGACCGACCTCACCGTCGAAACGATGGGCGACGTCGCACGCCGGATCCAGCGATCGCGCGGTACCGGAATCGACGGTGCCGCCGGCGGCGTCGACGGCCAGGCGACGGTGCGTTCGAACTGA
- a CDS encoding glycosyltransferase — protein sequence MDVLTLTANADAPFMNQQMTALEERGVSFTTLPVAGEVAADVDRSPIDYLRTVPDVIREAGNGYDLIHAHYGLTAPMALAQLRTPVVLSLWGSDVHGPVKPVSSVCAPLCDEVVVMSREMREELGRDCRIIPDGVDLDRFRPEPRERAREKVGWDDVGDAYQVLFPYPPERGVKNYPRAKRIVKAADDLLERPVELRTVYGVDHDAVPDYMNAADALLLTSDSEGSPNSVKEALACNLPVVALDVGDVRERLAGVDPSRVATDDADLVEGLVDVLRREERSNGREAAREVSIERTAERMLDVYETVAGEPVTTRPAREAPELE from the coding sequence ATGGACGTCCTCACCCTCACGGCGAACGCCGACGCACCGTTTATGAACCAGCAGATGACGGCGCTCGAGGAGCGCGGCGTCTCCTTTACGACGCTGCCGGTCGCCGGGGAGGTCGCCGCCGACGTCGATCGCAGTCCGATCGACTACCTCCGGACCGTCCCCGACGTGATCCGCGAGGCGGGCAACGGCTACGACCTGATCCACGCCCACTACGGGCTGACGGCGCCGATGGCCCTCGCGCAGCTGCGGACGCCGGTGGTGCTGTCGCTGTGGGGATCGGACGTGCACGGCCCGGTCAAACCGGTCAGCAGCGTCTGCGCGCCGCTGTGCGACGAGGTCGTCGTCATGTCCCGGGAGATGCGCGAGGAACTCGGCCGCGACTGTCGGATCATCCCCGACGGCGTCGATCTGGATCGGTTCCGGCCGGAGCCCCGAGAACGGGCCCGCGAGAAGGTGGGGTGGGACGACGTCGGCGACGCCTACCAGGTGCTGTTTCCCTACCCGCCCGAACGCGGGGTCAAGAACTACCCGCGGGCGAAGCGGATCGTCAAGGCGGCCGACGACCTGCTCGAGCGGCCGGTCGAACTCCGGACCGTCTACGGCGTCGACCACGACGCGGTCCCCGACTACATGAACGCCGCCGACGCGCTCCTGTTGACCTCCGACAGCGAGGGATCGCCGAACTCCGTCAAGGAGGCGCTGGCCTGCAACCTCCCCGTGGTCGCCCTCGACGTCGGCGACGTCCGGGAACGGCTGGCCGGCGTCGACCCCTCCCGCGTCGCGACCGACGACGCCGACCTGGTCGAGGGGCTGGTGGACGTCCTGCGACGCGAGGAGCGCTCGAACGGCCGCGAGGCCGCCCGCGAGGTGAGCATCGAACGGACCGCCGAACGGATGCTCGACGTCTACGAGACGGTCGCCGGCGAGCCGGTGACGACCCGACCCGCTCGAGAGGCGCCGGAACTCGAGTGA
- a CDS encoding GNAT family N-acetyltransferase → MKDLTSKPSTSSCRVRPFEPSDRAPLLGLYEQVFGRERSVDWFRWKFEDNPYADHVPIVVAERDGDIVGCRAFFAQELRIDGTERIAFQPCDTMVHPDHRNEGLFSRMNEYALERYAGADGPPACCFNFPNENSKPGNLKHGWREIGTVPVYYRPQDPIGSVRALTDGEDGRDESGGFDRSARGEEWVVTDEFGPGVDRDLPGGREPSADAETSVADALADVVASSQQAGDRLVTDADGEFDVVRFETPPPDVLESIYRRSIPPGIHTNRTAEFYRWRCSNPAHTYAAYVAMRDGGTPVAALICSDVDEHLRIVETLPREIEAEATAIDRLLAAVLADRSDNHYVTAFGETLPSPIQYRFYPDTRFPLSTLIRPSARTLLARDFGGARAIEETAVDDWTLSRLDLDTS, encoded by the coding sequence ATGAAAGATCTGACATCGAAGCCTTCGACGTCGTCGTGTCGGGTTCGCCCCTTCGAGCCGAGCGATCGGGCGCCGCTGCTGGGGCTGTACGAGCAGGTGTTCGGCCGGGAACGAAGCGTCGACTGGTTTCGCTGGAAGTTCGAGGACAATCCCTACGCCGACCACGTGCCGATCGTCGTCGCCGAACGGGACGGCGATATCGTCGGCTGTCGGGCGTTTTTCGCCCAGGAACTGCGCATCGACGGGACCGAACGGATCGCGTTCCAGCCCTGCGATACGATGGTCCACCCGGACCACCGCAACGAGGGGCTGTTCAGCCGCATGAACGAGTACGCCCTCGAGCGGTACGCCGGCGCCGACGGGCCGCCGGCCTGTTGTTTCAACTTCCCGAACGAGAACTCCAAACCGGGGAACCTCAAACACGGCTGGCGGGAGATCGGGACCGTCCCGGTCTACTACCGGCCCCAGGACCCCATCGGAAGCGTCAGGGCGTTGACCGACGGCGAGGACGGCCGCGACGAGAGCGGCGGCTTCGATCGCAGCGCGCGCGGCGAGGAGTGGGTCGTCACCGACGAGTTCGGGCCGGGCGTCGACCGCGATCTGCCCGGCGGCCGCGAGCCGTCCGCGGACGCCGAGACGAGCGTCGCGGACGCGCTCGCCGACGTGGTCGCCAGTTCCCAGCAGGCCGGCGACCGTCTGGTCACCGACGCCGACGGCGAGTTCGACGTCGTCCGGTTCGAGACGCCGCCCCCGGACGTCCTCGAGTCGATCTACCGACGATCGATTCCGCCGGGGATCCACACGAACCGGACCGCCGAATTCTACCGGTGGCGGTGTTCGAATCCGGCCCACACCTACGCGGCGTACGTCGCGATGCGGGACGGCGGGACGCCCGTCGCCGCGCTGATCTGCTCGGACGTCGACGAACACCTGCGGATCGTCGAGACCCTGCCGCGGGAGATCGAGGCCGAGGCGACGGCGATCGACCGCCTGCTGGCGGCGGTCCTCGCGGACCGGTCTGACAACCACTACGTCACCGCCTTCGGGGAGACGCTGCCGTCGCCGATCCAGTACCGGTTCTACCCCGACACGCGCTTCCCGCTGTCGACGCTGATTCGACCGAGCGCGCGGACGCTCCTCGCTCGGGACTTCGGCGGCGCCCGCGCGATCGAGGAGACGGCGGTGGACGACTGGACGCTCTCGCGACTCGATCTGGATACCTCCTGA
- a CDS encoding DUF354 domain-containing protein has product MRILVFANTPAHVHLYRHAVDRLEDAGHDVLVLTREYACTTDLLEFFGMPYRVYGEHETDGYSTARFARELGGQFYTIGREALRFDPDVVFGRGPYAAYAGTLTRTPVVLVLDDEPGDFNHTVSRPFADCILSPAVTRRDLGDDHYTFQGFIECSYLHPDVFEPDANVREFLGVGPDEPYVLVRFNALDALHDTDLEGFRPEQRRDLIERLSEHATVFVSDEGDEMDLRELPARPYDLHPAMIHDAMAEADLLVADTGTMVNEAALLGTPAFRYRGTDDHEYGEFQELERAGIAEQFDDYAAVRDRSLEILADDGVSERWERRRREYVAELVNLSDLLVEVALSRGAIDRLSSPTRGALQPKRREQPQL; this is encoded by the coding sequence ATGCGGATCCTCGTCTTTGCCAATACGCCCGCACACGTCCATCTGTACCGACACGCCGTCGACCGCCTCGAGGACGCGGGACACGACGTGCTCGTGTTGACTCGGGAGTACGCCTGTACGACGGACTTACTCGAGTTCTTCGGCATGCCGTATCGGGTGTACGGCGAACACGAGACCGACGGCTACTCGACGGCGCGGTTCGCCCGCGAGCTCGGCGGCCAGTTCTACACGATCGGTCGCGAGGCGCTGCGGTTCGATCCGGACGTCGTCTTCGGTCGGGGTCCCTACGCCGCGTACGCGGGGACGCTGACCCGCACGCCGGTCGTCCTCGTCCTCGACGACGAGCCGGGCGATTTCAACCACACCGTCTCCCGGCCCTTCGCCGACTGCATCCTCTCGCCCGCCGTCACGCGGCGCGATCTCGGCGACGACCACTACACCTTTCAGGGGTTCATCGAGTGTTCGTACCTCCACCCCGACGTGTTCGAGCCGGACGCGAACGTCCGCGAGTTCCTCGGCGTCGGCCCGGACGAACCGTACGTCCTCGTCCGGTTCAACGCCCTCGACGCCCTCCACGACACCGACCTCGAGGGGTTCCGGCCCGAGCAGCGCCGCGATCTGATCGAGCGCCTGAGCGAGCACGCGACCGTCTTCGTCTCCGACGAGGGCGACGAGATGGACCTCCGCGAACTCCCCGCGCGGCCGTACGACCTCCACCCCGCCATGATCCACGACGCGATGGCCGAGGCCGACCTGCTGGTCGCGGACACGGGGACGATGGTCAACGAGGCCGCGCTCCTGGGCACGCCCGCGTTCCGCTACCGGGGCACCGACGACCACGAGTACGGCGAGTTCCAGGAACTCGAGCGCGCCGGCATCGCCGAGCAGTTCGACGACTACGCCGCGGTTCGGGACCGCTCGCTCGAGATCCTCGCGGACGACGGCGTGAGCGAACGCTGGGAGCGCCGTCGCCGGGAGTACGTCGCCGAGCTGGTGAACCTCTCCGATCTGCTCGTCGAGGTCGCCCTGTCCCGCGGCGCTATCGACCGGCTCAGTTCGCCGACCCGCGGCGCGTTGCAGCCCAAACGGCGCGAGCAGCCCCAGCTCTGA
- a CDS encoding Gfo/Idh/MocA family protein has translation MPPTVLRRWTDSSAFELGVLGVGNIGMVHLKSALSMPGVEVVAAADAVPENRDRADRAGVARTYDDYTTLLEHEDLDAAVVALPPFLHADAVERAAEEGVDVFVEKPLARSTEEADRMLETAREAGIAVGVDHTLRYQPDMVGVKDEYDEGSVGHVPYASITRLNDHPLGKPPADEAPPEWPMDPDAAGGGSLVELGVHCFDLLEWLFGDLEVRDATMGRTLDIPAEDAATVLLRAPETETTITLHCGTYQWEQLPEVNTRLRLEGVTGTVSNRDHLRDNFYAGAAKSALSNVASRFTGDEPDVFGPAFYLQAHYDALEDFCEAVRNDERPPVDGADGRRTLELAEAAYELAAESDDADIETPEVMP, from the coding sequence ATGCCACCGACAGTTCTGCGTCGATGGACCGACTCGAGCGCGTTCGAACTCGGCGTGCTCGGCGTCGGGAACATCGGCATGGTTCACCTGAAGTCGGCGCTTTCGATGCCCGGCGTGGAGGTCGTCGCGGCCGCCGACGCGGTCCCGGAAAACCGCGACCGGGCCGATCGCGCCGGCGTAGCGCGGACGTACGACGACTACACGACGCTGCTCGAACACGAGGACCTCGACGCGGCGGTCGTCGCGCTCCCGCCGTTTCTCCACGCCGACGCGGTCGAACGCGCCGCCGAGGAGGGCGTCGACGTCTTCGTCGAGAAACCGCTGGCGCGGTCGACCGAGGAGGCCGACCGGATGCTCGAGACGGCCCGGGAGGCGGGGATCGCCGTCGGCGTCGACCACACGCTGCGCTACCAGCCCGACATGGTCGGCGTGAAAGACGAGTACGACGAGGGCAGCGTCGGCCACGTGCCCTACGCCTCGATCACGCGGCTCAACGATCACCCACTGGGGAAGCCGCCGGCCGACGAGGCCCCGCCGGAGTGGCCGATGGATCCCGACGCCGCCGGCGGCGGCTCGCTGGTCGAACTCGGCGTCCACTGTTTCGACCTCCTCGAGTGGCTGTTCGGCGACCTCGAGGTCCGGGACGCGACGATGGGGCGAACCCTCGACATTCCCGCCGAGGACGCCGCCACCGTCCTCCTCCGGGCGCCGGAGACGGAGACGACGATCACGCTCCACTGCGGTACCTACCAGTGGGAGCAACTCCCCGAGGTCAACACCCGGTTGCGCCTCGAGGGCGTGACGGGGACGGTCAGCAACCGGGACCACCTCCGGGACAACTTCTACGCGGGCGCGGCCAAGTCCGCGCTGTCGAACGTCGCGAGCCGGTTCACCGGCGACGAGCCCGACGTCTTCGGCCCCGCCTTCTACCTGCAGGCCCACTACGACGCGCTGGAAGACTTCTGCGAGGCCGTCCGTAACGACGAGCGGCCGCCGGTCGACGGCGCCGACGGCCGGCGGACGCTGGAACTCGCCGAGGCGGCTTACGAACTGGCCGCCGAGAGCGACGACGCCGACATCGAGACGCCGGAGGTGATGCCGTGA